TGTTACAAATAAAATTTACTTTTGGATATGATTTAGCATTGCAAGGTAATGTTTGCATTTCAACAGTGATTTTTTTATCAGGGAATATTATAATACTCTCAATTATATCATCATGAAATGTCGGAAAATAACCATAGTCAGCTATAATCTCATCAGCACCAACTAAGTATTTCATAAAGAACACCTACCTCTCTCAATATACCTTTGATTTTCTCAAAATATCTCGCGATTTCTTTAAAATTCGCTATCGAAACAAATAATTTTGTTCTTGATATTGTTATTATTGCTTTATTCTACCATACCTAGCTTAGACTCAGCCTCTCTCTTGTATTTATCTTGTTGCTCTACCATATTACGGCGGGTATCTATCCACAACAACCATGGTGTTTACCCTCTCATGTCTCTCAGGGTCTTTTCTCACTTGCCCTCAATTCCCTCGTCCCATCTACCATGGCGTGGACGTCAGTTATGCTCGTATGCAGGGTCTTCGCCCGTATGGAGGATGTACTCTGACCACCCGCTCACATTTTTCAATCTACTTTCTATAAAAAATCATTTAATCCTTTCTCCTTCATTTCTTAACCATCAATACATTTTCTAAGATGTGAACTATTATTAAAAGGGGCGCTTTGCTACTCGACATGACTTAATCTCCTCGCAAAGCTAAGAATTTCTTTACCCCCTCAAGATGTGAATCACTCAAACTATTTCTCCTGCTTTAAACTAAGAATGTTCAAGCAATTTTTCTCACTTCGCTTCACTTCACGCTGTCCTTGCTAAAGCCTCTCTCTTTATATCGCTCAACATCTTGTTCCCATCATACTTTACGCCTTTTTTCAAAATCGCATAAAACACCCTTATCAATTTACAACACAGTGCTATTAATGATTGCTTCTTCTTCAAGGGATTGTTCTCTCGCGTGGTGTAATACCTGTGCAGCTGCTTAAATTCTTCATTCTTTGCTACTATTGTAATCATGGCCTTGAACAAGCTACTTCTGAGCCTTCCTCGCCCTCTTTTACTTATACACGTCTGACCCTTGTACTTGCCAGAACTATTCTCAACTATATTGAGTCCCGCTAATTTCTGTATCTGCTTCGAATCCTCATACCTCTTTATATCTCCAACCTCTGAAATAAATCCAACTGCTGTCTTCACTCCAACACCTTTTATTTCAAGAAGCTTATCGCCATTCGGCACCTCTTTCAAAAGCTCTGCCATCTCGGCTTCTATCTCTTCTACTTGCTTGTTTAAAAGCTCATATTCTTCAAGCAAATATTTTATCTCTTGTCTTGCCAGCTTTCTACCTTCTTTTTTACCTATACTTCTTTTGGCAGCTTCTGTTAAATCCATCGCCCTCCTGCGACTAATCGCTCGCTTATCTACTTTGTCACGCCAGTACTCTATAATCCCTTCTACTTCCTTCCCTACTACATCACAAGGCAATGGCATTTCTCTCAGCGTCGCTATTGCTGTCTTGCCTTCCCAATCAGAAAATACTCCTAAAAACTCTGGAAAATATATATCAAGCCAATTGATTATTTGATTTTTTAAAACATTCAGCTGTTTTTGAAGCCTTTCATATATGTTCATCGCTACTCTCATCTCAGCATATATACCCTCGGGTATATTTGGTTCTGTGTATCTTCCATCCTTCACAAGCATTGCTATCGTCTTCGGATCCTTTATATCACTCTTAGTTTGCGTGTTATCATCAAGCTCCTTGCTCCTCTTCACGTGAAAAGGATTCACTAATACCACTTTTATGCCATTCTCTCTTAAGTACTGCTCAAAGCACAGCCAGTAATGCCCTGTAGGTTCTATCCCAACTATCATACTCTCCTTGCCATTTGCTTTCATTATCTTATTTGCCCAATCCAGAAATTTTTCCATACCTTCTTTCCTATTCTCAAATTCTATTCTCTTACCAAGCTCCACTCCTCTGAAGTCAAATGCTCTACCAACATGCCTTTCCTTTGCTATATCTACTCCTACAACTAAAGTTCTTTCTGTGACTTGTAATATCTTTTCATTTTGTGTATACTTCAAAGAGGGTACCTCCTTTGTTGTGTTTTTTCGTAAGTTGTACAACTTACTTTATTAATTTTATCAGGAGGTACCTTATCTTTTCAAATCTCTTTTCTCTTCATTTTCACTCATTTT
This Caldicellulosiruptor changbaiensis DNA region includes the following protein-coding sequences:
- a CDS encoding IS110 family RNA-guided transposase — protein: MKYTQNEKILQVTERTLVVGVDIAKERHVGRAFDFRGVELGKRIEFENRKEGMEKFLDWANKIMKANGKESMIVGIEPTGHYWLCFEQYLRENGIKVVLVNPFHVKRSKELDDNTQTKSDIKDPKTIAMLVKDGRYTEPNIPEGIYAEMRVAMNIYERLQKQLNVLKNQIINWLDIYFPEFLGVFSDWEGKTAIATLREMPLPCDVVGKEVEGIIEYWRDKVDKRAISRRRAMDLTEAAKRSIGKKEGRKLARQEIKYLLEEYELLNKQVEEIEAEMAELLKEVPNGDKLLEIKGVGVKTAVGFISEVGDIKRYEDSKQIQKLAGLNIVENSSGKYKGQTCISKRGRGRLRSSLFKAMITIVAKNEEFKQLHRYYTTRENNPLKKKQSLIALCCKLIRVFYAILKKGVKYDGNKMLSDIKREALARTA